The following proteins are co-located in the Camelina sativa cultivar DH55 chromosome 12, Cs, whole genome shotgun sequence genome:
- the LOC104731937 gene encoding kinesin-like protein KIN-14N isoform X2 translates to MIIEELRKNFESVQVQLAREQTEKLAANDSLGKEKETRLAVEKAQAGLVEELDKAQGDLQTANQRIQSVNDMYKLLQEYNSSLQLYNSKLQGDLDEAHETIKRGEKERTAIVENIGNLKGQFSALQDQLAASKASQEDIMKQKGELENEIASLKVELQQAKEDRDRHLVEVQTLQTEATKYNDFKDTITELETTCSSQSTQIQELQDRLVYSERRLQVSDLTTFEKINEFEDQKQSIIDLKSRVEEAELKLVEGEKLRKKLHNTILELKGNIRVFCRVRPLLPGENNGEEGKTISYPTSLEALGRGIDLLQNGGSNVLSWSLRMKEAIGAARGLCFLHEAKDQVIYRDFKAANILLDSGFNPKLSDFGLAKEGPKDNRSHVTTQVIGTEGYAAPEYLATGHLTTKCDVYSFGVVLLEILSGRRAIDKTKAREEEYLVEWATPYLRDKRKVFRIMDTKLVGQYPQKAAFMMSFLALQCIGEVKVRPSMPEVLSLLEKVTIPRHRKSRSRGFATNSSSKRFLRHPN, encoded by the exons ATGATAATTGAAGAGCTGAGGAAAAACTTTGAATCTGTTCAAGTGCAACTTGCCAGGGAACAAACGGAGAAGTTG GCTGCGAATGATTCTcttggaaaagagaaagaaacaagactTGCTGTTGAAAAGGCACAAGCTGGTCTTGTAGAAGAGCTAGACAAAGCACAAGGAGATCTTCAAACGGCTAACCAGAGG ATACAATCGGTAAATGACATGTACAAACTGTTGCAAGAGTATAACTCAAGCCTGCAGCTGTATAACAGCAAGCTACAAGGTGATCTTGATGAAGCTCATGAAACTATAAAACGCGGTGAGAAAGAAAGGACTGCCATTGTCGAAAATATTGGCAACTTGAAGGGCCAGTTTTCAGCATTGCAGGATCAGCTTGCTGCTTCTAAG gcttCTCAAGAAGATATCATGAAGCAGAAAGGTGAGTTGGAAAACGAAATTGCGAGTCTCAAGGTCGAGCTTCAGCAGGCCAAGGAAGACCGTGATCGCCATTTAGTGGAAGTACAAACCTTACAAACTGAGGCAACCAAGTACAATGACTTCAAAGACACCATAACTGAACTTGAG ACTACATGTTCATCCCAGAGTACTCAGATACAAGAGTTACAGGATCGACTAGTGTATTCTGAGAGGCGACTGCAG GTGTCTGATCTAACtacttttgagaaaataaatgagtTTGAAGACCAGAAGCAAAGCATTATCGATCTGAAAAGTCGAGTAGAAGAAGCAGAACTTAAACTCGTTGAAGGGGAAAAACTACGGAAGAAGTTGCACAATACCATTCTT GAATTGAAAGGCAATATACGTGTGTTCTGTAGAGTTAGACCTTTATTGCCTGGTGAGAATAATGGTGAGGAGGGAAAAACTATTTCTTACCCGACATCTCTAGAAGCACTTGGTCGCGGTATTGACTTGTTGCAAAATG GGGGTTCTAATGTGCTTTCTTGGTCACTGCGTATGAAAGAGGCGATTGGTGCTGCTAGAGGGCTTTGTTTTTTGCACGAAGCTAAGGATCAAGTCATTTACAGAGACTTCAAAGCAGCAAATATCCTTCTTGATTCAGGATTCAACCCAAAACTCTCAGACTTTGGATTGGCGAAAGAAGGTCCAAAAGACAACCGTTCACATGTGACAACCCAAGTCATCGGTACAGAAGGTTACGCAGCTCCAGAATATCTAGCAAcag GTCATCTAACAACGAAATGTGACGTCTACAGCTTTGGTGTAGTCTTGCTAGAGATTCTATCTGGACGCAGAGCAATAGACAAAACCAAAGCTCGAGAAGAAGAATACCTAGTGGAATGGGCGACACCTTACTTGCGAGACAAGCGAAAAGTGTTTAGGATAATGGACACGAAGCTTGTGGGTCAATACCCTCAGAAAGCAGCGTTTATGATGTCTTTCTTGGCTTTACAATGTATTGGAGAGGTTAAAGTTAGACCATCGATGCCTGAGGTCTTGTCTCTTCTTGAGAAAGTTACAATTCCAAGACATCGAAAGAGTAGAAGCAGAGGTTTTGCTACTAACTCTTCTTCCAAACGGTTTCTCAGACACCCTAATTAA